The nucleotide sequence TGTCAGGGCAGCATCAGGATCGTCATTGAGCAGAATCTGAACGCGCTGTTCGGCCTGCTGCAATTTCGATTGCCCCTGACGGGCAAGCTGGACACCCTGCTCAAAGGCATTCAGCGCCTCTTCCAGCGGCAGTTCGCCCGATTCCAGACGCGACACAATCTGTTCCAGTTCGGCGAGCGAGCTTTCAAAGCTGACGGGTTGTTCAGTTTTTTTCGGCATATTCGTTTCCGGATCTTGTTTATACGCGCCTGTCGGCGCCGACGCTACCGGATTGTCACGGCAAGCGCCTCAATGATACGCAATTATGCGCTTAATCCGCGCAGCTTACCGCAATATGGTGGTATACTCCGCGCCCTGGATGCTATTGGTAACGCCACCTGGACAAGGATGGTTTTACCGATAACGTAATTATCCGCGTACCTGTGTCTTACGCCTTCAGAACCCACTAACGATAGCCGCCATGAAGTTTATCATTAAATTGTTCCCGGAAATCACCATCAAGAGCCAATCTGTGCGGTTGCGCTTTATAAAAATTCTTACCGGTAACATCCGTAACGTTTTAAAACAGTACGATGAAACGCTGGCGGTTGTCCGTCACTGGGATCATATCGACGTTCGCGCCAAAGACGAAAGTCAACGCGTGGCGATACGCGATGCGTTGACGCGCATTCCGGGCATTCACCACATTCTTGACGTGGAAGAGTGTACTTACACCGATGTCCACCATATTTTTGAACAAGCGCTGGCCACCTACCGCGAGCAACTGGAGGGGAAAACCTTCTGTGTGCGGGTGAAGCGCCGTGGCAAGCACGATTTCAGTTCCCAGGATGTGGAACGCTACGTCGGCGGCGGACTGAATCAGCATATCGAGAGCGCGCGCGTTAATCTGACCGCTCCGCAGGTCACGGTGCATCTGGAAATTGAACAGGATCGTCTGCTGCTGGTTAAAGGGCGCTATGAAGGGATCGGCGGTTTCCCTATCGGCACGCAGGAAGACGTGTTGTCGCTGATTTCCGGCGGATTTGACTCCGGTGTGTCCAGCTACATGCTGATGCGCCGCGGCTGCCGGGTACACTACTGCTTCTTCAATCTTGGCGGCGCCGCACATGAAATCGGCGTACGTCAGGTGGCGCATTACCTGTGGAACCGTTTTGGCAGTTCACACCGGGTGCGTTTTGTCGCCATTGATTTCGAACCGGTGGTCGGCGAAATTCTGGAGAAGGTGGATGACGGCCAGATGGGCGTGGTGCTCAAGCGCATGATGGTGCGGGCGGCGTCGCGTATTGCCGAACGTTATGGCGTGCAGGCGCTGGTGACCGGCGAAGCGCTGGGTCAGGTATCCAGCCAGACGCTGACCAACCTGCGGTTGATTGATAACGCCTCGGACACGTTGATCTTGCGTCCGCTGATTTCTCACGATAAAGAGCACATCATCCGCATGGCGCGTGAGCTTGGCACCGAGGATTTCGCCAAAACCATGCCCGAATACTGCGGTGTGATTTCCAAAAGCCCGACGGTGAAGGCGGTGAAAGCCAAAATCGAGCACGAAGAAAGTCTGTTTGATTTCTCGATTCTTGAGCAGGTGGTGGCGCAAGCGCGCAACATCGACATCCGTGAGATTGCCGAGCAGACCCAGCAGGATGTGGCCGAAGTGGAAACGGTCGGCGCGTTTGCCGCGAGCGATATCCTGCTGGATATTCGTTCGCCGGACGAGCAAGATGAGCGCCCGCTGGCGCTGGAGCAGGTGGAAGTCAAATCGCTGCCGTTCTACAAACTGGGGACGCAGTTTGGCTACCTGGATCAGAGCAAAACCTACTTGTTGTATTGCGAGCGCGGGGTGATGAGCCGTTTGCAGGCGCTGTACCTGCGCGAACAAGGATTCAATAACGTCAAGGTGTATCGTCCCTGACAGGCTGCTCATGACGTAAACCAGAAAAAAAGCGCCTAATCCGGCGCTTTTTTTGTCTCTGTGCTTCAGGCCGGGT is from Dickeya dianthicola NCPPB 453 and encodes:
- the thiI gene encoding tRNA uracil 4-sulfurtransferase ThiI, whose protein sequence is MKFIIKLFPEITIKSQSVRLRFIKILTGNIRNVLKQYDETLAVVRHWDHIDVRAKDESQRVAIRDALTRIPGIHHILDVEECTYTDVHHIFEQALATYREQLEGKTFCVRVKRRGKHDFSSQDVERYVGGGLNQHIESARVNLTAPQVTVHLEIEQDRLLLVKGRYEGIGGFPIGTQEDVLSLISGGFDSGVSSYMLMRRGCRVHYCFFNLGGAAHEIGVRQVAHYLWNRFGSSHRVRFVAIDFEPVVGEILEKVDDGQMGVVLKRMMVRAASRIAERYGVQALVTGEALGQVSSQTLTNLRLIDNASDTLILRPLISHDKEHIIRMARELGTEDFAKTMPEYCGVISKSPTVKAVKAKIEHEESLFDFSILEQVVAQARNIDIREIAEQTQQDVAEVETVGAFAASDILLDIRSPDEQDERPLALEQVEVKSLPFYKLGTQFGYLDQSKTYLLYCERGVMSRLQALYLREQGFNNVKVYRP
- the xseB gene encoding exodeoxyribonuclease VII small subunit, whose protein sequence is MPKKTEQPVSFESSLAELEQIVSRLESGELPLEEALNAFEQGVQLARQGQSKLQQAEQRVQILLNDDPDAALTPFTPDNESL